CTCCCCGTCGGAGAGCCCGAATACCAGTTCGATGAATGCATAGGCGACGGGTACGAAGGACGAGTACATGGCCGCAGTCAAGCACCGCAAGCCCCAGTCCGGCGATCGGACCAGCGCGAACGGGATTGAGAAAGCTGCAAAATAGCTGGCCAACCAGCCGACCGCTCTTGCGGCCGCCGCTTGCTCCGGTGAGAGCATCGCGGACGTTGAGGCAACCACGAAAACTCCCGCCCACATCGGCAGGGTAGCAGCTCCCACCAAGACCGGCTCTTGGATAACGTACCAGAGGCCCAGACCGATCACGAGGGCGTTTACGGCACCACCGGGTCCGGCCTCCCCGCCGAGCACAGATCTTGCCAGGCCGAAAATCGGATCGCATGATGGTCGTACGAGAACGATCGCCAGGACGAGATAAGATAACCTAAGGCAGCCCACGACGCAGAGCAGGAGGATGCTTAGAATCGCCACTATGACGATCATTGCCTCTATTGGCATACTGGCTCCCTGGTCAGGGAAATAGTTTACATTTTTAATGTCGAATTTGGAATGTCATATGCCCGGAGTTGAGTTGGACAGGATCATCAATCACGTGAGACCCGGAAGAGTCGGCGAGCCCCGCTTCCGGTGATGCCGGCACTCCTAAGCCTTCCAATGTTCGCTCTCAATCGGCAAGCCGGCCTTCAGCAGCAAAAATGATTCTTCGGCAGAATTCCGGACTACTACGGATAGACGATTGACGCACTGCGCCAGACGTCGACTATCGATAAATGCGGGATTGTCTTCGTATTGACAAATCCGGGATTGTCTTCGGTCAGATCAGTTGTGAGGGGCGCGATGCACGCGACATTCCCCAGCGCCGCTTGTAGTTCCGTCGAAAAGTCCCACCTGCGCGCCGCTTCATCGGTTGCCATCGGTTTGCTGCGCGACGTTGTTCGGAAGCCGAGCTATCGGACCGGAGCCCTATCTCCCTATCACTGGCTTCGCAACCGTCAGGTCCTGACACCGCAGAATATTCCAGCGCAGGTTAATAACCCCGCGGCGAGCTCGCACTTCGCTAGGTATCTCGCCTTGGGACTTGCGATCTTGATGGTTGTCCAGGGGGTTCTTATTTGGAATGCTCACGCATCCGACGATCCAGACGATCACACTCGACCGGTGTTTGGAGTGGGGAGATTGTTCTCTGCGGATAGTCCTTGGAACACACCTATAGATCCGTCGCGCGTCACGTACACTGCGCCACGCACGATAGAGAACCGTCAGTTTAGGGATACGGCCCTGGCGAACACTTGGATACAGGAGGAAGATCTTCTATTCAAAACTCCGGCAGATGCGCCCGTCCGAAAGTGGGACTACGAAACGTTCAATAATGGAGACAAGGATGTTAATGCGGGTAGATTTTCCCATAGCGGCACCCTTAACCTCGCCACGCCAGAAAGTAAGATTACGCATGGGGGTGATGGATGGTTGATATTCACCGACCTGGACGGCGTTCATTTTTGGGAGACGTGGGGCGCTCACTACGATGCCAAGACAAACACTTACCACGTTGCATATATTGTGAAGGGAAACCTGAAGAACGGGACGGGTTGGGGTAAAGACGGCGCGGGGGTCGGCATTCGAGCGGCGGGTGCATCGCTTCTTGGAGGTCTCATCCTTCCTGAGGAGCTGAATAACCTCTCGATCGAGCACGCCTTGTCGATGGATCTAGATTGGTCTCAGCTCAAGGAGGGAAAGGAGCCGACCGATCAATATGTGTTCCCTGCAGTGGCGCCCGACTCTGACAGTCTCACGGCCTATAAAGGCACGATTCCTATGGGCGCTCGTTTCGCTCTACCCCACGACGTCGATCTCTCGGCCGCCGGCCTCACGCCCGAGGGACTCGCGGTCGCAAAAGCGTTCCAGAAATACGGGGGATACGTGACCGACGCGGCGGGCCACACCGCCTCAGTCGCTATGATCACTGGGGGAACAAAGCAGCAAATCGCTAATCTATATACCGACGCCAATTGGATACGCCAGCATCTCGTAATGGTCGTCCCCAAATAGACGGGGCTTCAAAACTCCCCCATCAGGCGAACACTACGATGGTGTGTGGTCTTGCCAAATTGGCAATATTGCTGGCGGCCGTCGGCGAGAAGTCATCTGGCCGTGAAGCGTTTGTCAGCCGCCAAGCTGCGATCTGTCGCCAGCTCTTGTCGCGCCGCCTCATTTTCACGGGCGCCTGTCTCCCTGCCAAGAAGGCCCACGCGCGGATGACTTCCCACCACAAAGCTTCAGCAAGACAGCCGGGCGGCGTCCGCACTGGCGCCGCCCATTCAGCAGTTCAGAAGGGCGGCTTTTGTCACCAAACTTTGCCGTGGCGGGCAAATGAGTGCTCAATCCAACGTCTCTGAAGCTGCTTCACGAGTAACAATGCGCGAGCGCGTGATCGCTGCCTTGTGCGCTGTCGCCGCCACTGCGGCTCTCCTCGTGCCCGCAATCGTCAACGGATATCCATTTATTTTTTGGGACACGGGCACCTACTTATTTTCCGCTATGCGCATGCAGGTTCCTCACGACCGGCCTGTCTTTTACAGCATTTTCACTGCGTTGCTTCATTGGCGCCTTTCGCCTTGGCCGATTGTGATTGCGCAATCTGCATTGGTCGCAATCCTAATCCGGCTTGTCGCGAAAGCTGTCTTCAACATCGCAAGCGCGTGGGTAACGCCCATCGCAGCTATTGCGCTGGTATTTGGCTCAAGCCTGCCATGGTTTTCCGGGCAAATCGTGCCGGATATCTTCACCTCTGTACTAATGCTAGCGCTCTTGCTCATCGTCTTCGGCTGGGGACGGATGACGTTGGCGGAAAGATGGTCCGCCTTATGCATGGTCCCAGTTTGCGTGGCCGTCCACAATGCGAACCTTTTTGTTCCCCTCAGCGTCGTTCCCGTGATTGGCATCCTGCTTCTCGTGGGCTGGCGACCTGGTCCACAAGCGGCCCACCGAACGTTCTGGGTCGCGAGCGGTGTGGCGCTAGCGCTTGCGGCCTTGGTAAGCTCAAACTATGCCGCTCGCGGCAAACTCGTCCTATCATCTGCCTCCTCAACCCTCCTTCTTGCTAAGATGCTTGAAGATGGCCCCGCCATGGCGGTCTTAGAGCACGAATGTCCTGCAGCTTACCCGTTGCTATGCAGCCAGCTTCCGCTGTTGCAAGCGCACAAAGCGTCGGGCATCGAACCCACGCTCGCAGACTTCTTCCTGTGGGAAGGTCCGCTCGACAGTCTTGGCTGGTGGAAACCAGTAGAGCCAGAGGCATCGCAAGTGGTCAAAAAGGCTTTCGCACAGTTCTGGCGACAAGAGATACCGACCGCGCTTGCCAACGGCGCGCGCCAATTTTGGCACCTTAAAACTGGTGATGGCTTGGTTTCAGACCCCGGTGTCTGGGCGACGGACGCCATTCGCGACTTGTTCGGCCAAAGCAGCCTGGCGGCGTATCAGGCGTCGCTGCAAGGGAAGGGCGAGCTGCAGTTTTCGTTGCTGAACGTAATGCACTTGGCTACGCTCGTAGTTTCATCTGGGGTCCTGGCATGGGCCGCAATTGCATCCTTCCGGACCGACCGGAAAGCTCTCCACGTCGCAGCTTTCATATTGGCGATGCTCGCAGGGCACGCTATCGCTATCGGGGCCCTTACGCCGCTCCATGATCGCTATCAGAGCCGGGTGGTTTGGCTGATTCCGTTGCTCGCGACGCTCACCCTATGCCGACTGGCATTCAATGCGACTCCAAGCGCCGACCGATAGTGCAATAACGTTAAGCCGGCAGTTTTCGGTAGAGTTCCGGACTACTCCGGATTGATGATTGACGCGGTGCACCAGACGTCGAATATCCATAAATCGGGGATTGTCTTCGATGAGATCAGTTGTGAGGGCGCGCTGGGGAATGTCGCTTGCATCGCGTCCTAGGGCCGTCGCGAAGTCCCACGTGTGCGCCGCATCGTCGGCCGCGTTCCGTTTGCTGCGCGACGTAGCTCGGAAGCTGAGCTATCAAAGCGGAGCCCTATCTCTCTACCATAAGGTTCGCAACCGTCAGGTATTGACGGTTGCGATGTTTCACCGCGTTCTGAAGCGAGACGATCCGCGCTGGGAGACAGCCTTATACTCATGGACGCTTCCCGACGACGTGTTCGATGAGTGTCTGACGTTCTTTAGACGCCATTACGCGTTGGTTAAGCTTGATGACGTCAAGGCCTCGCTGGAAGGAACACGCCCACTCCCGCCAAGGAGCCTGCTGATTACGTTCGACGACGGCTATGCCGACAACAGCGAATACGCTCTGCCTTTGCTGCGAAAGCATCGGGTTCCCGCCACCGTCTTCATATCTTCGGACGTTATTGGGCGTAACGAGCGGCTCTGGACTGAGGATCTTCTTTGGGCCTTCATGGAGGGGCGGCTTCATCAACGAGACCTTGTCAGCTTGTATGCGCTCCTCATGGGCGACACTGCACGCGACGTCGAAGACTCGGAACTAATCTGGGAGATCGTGCGGCGCGGACCCGAGTTGGAGAACGCGCGCGTTGAAGCAGCGTTTTCCGCGCTCAAGGTCGACCTCCACCGGGTCGAACAGCCGCGCCAAATGTTGACCCGAAGCGAAATTCGGAACCTCACCGCAAACGGAATCTCCATCGGAGCGCATGGAAAAACCCACACTGCGCTGACATTCTCATCTGACATTACAAGTGAGCTATGTTCGCCACGCGTGGTACTGGAGGACGTTGTAGCGTCGTATCATCAGCGCTCGGTTGATACGCTGTCCTTTCCGCATGGAGCGTATACCTCCGAGATCGTTGATCGCTCTCTCGCCGCGGGCTACGCGCTTGCATTCACCAGCGATGCTGAACTTTGCGTCCTGAAAAATGGCTTTCTGGCGAGCCCACTCGTCGGCCGCGTCGACGTCAACGGGCCGGGCATAGCTCCGACCGGCAAGCTTCGGCCCGAAATTCTGGCTCTCGCATTCTTCACTGCGCCGCGGGGACGTGCGGGGCGCGCGCTAAGGGCCGGCGCCCACTCAACGCGGGAGAACCGCTAGTGCGCCTGCGCCAGGCAATGCTGATCTCGACCTTGCAACAGAACGCAACGTTGCTACTGACCTTTGGAACAGGCGTCGTCATTGCGCATCTGCTCACGCCGCGGGAAGCCGGCTCTTACACGGTGGCGATGGCGGCTTCCAACGTGGTCGCGGCGTTGAAGGACTCGGCTATTGGATCATACGTAATCAGCGCGCCCAAGCTTGACGACGCACTCTTGAGCACTGCATTCGGTTTGAGCCTCGCTATTGCCGCCTGTCTCACGATTGGATTGATCGGCTTGAGTTTCCCTCTGGCGAATTTTTATCAAGATCCAACCATCGGCATATCGTTGAGGATTGTCGCCTTTGGACACCTCTGCTTTGCCGCGGCCCTTCCTGCCAGCGTTCGCCTGATGCGCGCCATGCGCTTCGGGTCGCTTCTCGCTATCGGCGTTGCCGCGGCCGCGGCCCAAAGCCTGACTTCGATCACCCTCGCCCTCGTGGGTCATGGAGCCGCCGCCCTGGCATGGGGTTCGCTTGCATCCTCGCTCGTTATGGCGGTCATGACGATGGCTTATCAACTCGATGCGATAAAATGCCGACCGACTCTGAGAGGTTCAGGCCGACTGATCGCCTTCGGCGGCTGGACGTCGGCGACGCTCCTTGTCGGATGCTCGGCGATGTCAGCGCCGGAGCTCATGATGGGGCGCGCCCTGGGACTCGCGAATGCTGCTCTGTTTGCGCGCGCCCAGAGCCTGGTTTCGGTCGTTGCAAACGGTCTTTTCGTCGGCATGACGCGCCCCCTCCTTCCGAACCTCAGCAAGCGCGACCATGAAGGCTTACCTTTGGCGCCACTTTACTTGCGCATCATTGAATCAATTACCGGACTTTCATGGCCGGCCTACGCCGTGCTGGCGATTTGGGCCGCACCTCTCGTGAGAACGATCTATGGGGAGGCGTGGAGCGTCGCAGGCGCTATGATGGTACCTATCGCGATCGCCCAAGCATTGACGTTCAGCGTTGCAGGCTATTACGACGTCATGATCGTCAAGCGACGTCAAAGATTGCTCTTCCTTTCCGAATTCGCGGGAGCTCTCTTCGCGATCCTCGCACTCGGAGTTGGCGTGATGATCGGAATGGAGGCCGCGCTCTGGAGTTTGGTTTTGAGCAGCGCCCTCTGCGCAGCCTGCTACTCCTTCGTGCTCAAGGTCGTCATCGATTTGGCGCCCGGCGCGCTTTTTATGGCGTGGGGCCGAAGCCTGATACTGACCTTCATCGCCATCCCCGCCCCTCTCGCTTTTCGTTATCTTGACGCTCAGGCCCACGTGGACGTCATGCTTCGATTTTCTGCATCGAGCGCAATCGCGGCGTTTATTTGGATCGCTGGCGTCATATTCATCCGGCACGAATTGGCTCTTCATATCGAGCCGCCGCTCAAGAAGGCGCTCGCGTCCGTCACGTTGCGCCTGCTCCCGCGCTTCCTGACAGCAGCCAAAAAAACGATGGGCCGTTGAGCTTCCGGGCATGCAGATGAAGCATTTACTCAGGACACCCATGGAAAGCTACAAAGGTCGGATCATTGGATGTGCTCCCGGGACGCACGCCGCTCTTGCCGCAGTCATATCTCGAAATTTGAAAGCGGAGGATCGATCTGCTGTCCTCGACATTGGGACGCATTCGGGGGCGTTGCTGCTACGGCTGAAAGACGATCTTGGCTTTTCGGATCTCACAGGCACAGATCTCGACGCGACGCGATTTGATGTTCCTGATGCCGACTTCAAGCGCCTGGAGTTAAACCAGCCATTTTCGCATCATTTCGACAAGAAATTTCGATTGATCACCGCGACCGATGTCATTGAGCACCTCGACAGCCCACGAATGTTCCTGACCGAAATACATGCATTGCTGGAGGAGGATGGTTGGCTCGCCATTTCGTTACCTAACGTGGCCTCTTGGCAGGGGCGGGTCAAGTTCTTGCTCAAGGGTGAGCTTTGGGGCTTTGGCGAAAGGAATTACCGATCGCAACGCCACATCTCGCCCATTACAGGGGAGCAGATGGTCATGATGATGCATGAACTAGGGTTTAGTGTCGTCTCCAAAGGATCGGCGGGGTCTTTCTCTACTCCTTGCATGAAAGCTCTGACGTTTCCTGTTTGGGCACTGGCTTCGTTGCTTAACGGCATATCGCCTCTCGGCGAATGCGCCATTTTTCTCGCAAGAAGAACCGCTCCCGACGAAAGTCTAAAACTGCCGACCCATTATCAGAAACGCTGGAAAGGAATGCCAGATCGGGTTGGCCTCGATGACTGAAAACGCGAATCCGTCGTAAGCCTGATAGCCGGGTGACGTCGGATTTGACCCGGAGCCTTCCCAGCAGCACAAAAACTTACCGGCACGACGCGAACACTTCGACTGTTGATATTCGATTGGTCGGCAATCTTAGATTCGGGCTAATTGAAACGTCGCTGAAAGAAGCGAGCCGCAACACGTTTTACCCCAAACCAGTTGCGTGTCACGATCCTGTGGTACAATAGTTCTGCCTTGCTGATCGGCAGCATCTTTCGATTGATAAGCCACGTGTCTTGGTGGCCGACCCGGGACATTCTGATGCCTTCAAATCCGATCGAGTGAAGCCGTCCGATCGCCTCCCTGACGGCCACTGGTGGCGTGATTCCGCAAAAGTCGTGAAACTCTATCGAGATTTGCCGGATTCGTTCTGACAAGAATTGGTCGGAGCATGCTTGCAGCATCTCAATTTCTGCGCCTTCTATATCGACCTTGAGGAGGTCGATATAGGGCCATCGCAAGTCCCGGAGCAGATCTGGAAGCGTCACGATTTTTACTTGCACATCGGCTTCCGCATCCTCCGCCAGGGCGCTTGCGAGTTCGTTGTCGAGATCGACATGAAATCCTGTGGTGCCGGATTTGCCGCCTACGGCGGCCTGTATCGTTCTTATGCGATCCGATGGCGGAATAGCGCGGAACGGCTCTGGCGACGGCTCCAGAGCAACGCAACGACAACCGGTGCGCTCGGTAATAGCGTGAGCAAATAGACCGCAATTGGCGCCAAGATCGAGAACGCGCGATGAGGAATCCAAGAACTTCGGCGCCAGAGTATGCCAGTGGATAGTCTCTATTGAAATCATTGTCGGCTCCAAAAACGCCCTCGCGTTGAGCCCCCTTACCCTCCGATCTCAAGCGTATGGTAGACCCATTCTCCATCTTTCTCTACGCCGATTCAGCACACAGACGCGCCTGGCCCCATGTGAGAACCCTTGCATCGAGCAATAGTCAGTCGTTCCGGTTTTCATTCCGGCCTTCCACTGCCTCAAGCCCGCCTTTTTGGGCAAGCGAAGATGGAACGGATGAAGGGCGGGGCGTAGGCCTGCCCAACATCACGACAACTATTGCCACCAATGCAAAACGCTGAGGAAACGGGCCCCTTCATTCGCCAACTTCAATTCGAGAATGCGGGTGGATCGCCAGTCCCCTTTTTGTTACGATCGGAGCGAAAGGGTGAACTGCGCATTTGATGTACAGTTTCTGCCACGAGCGCGCCTTTCCCTCGGAACGCGCGGCGCTCGACAGATAGACCTATCAGCAAGCAAGGAAATACCGCAATCTGGTAGAGTGCAGCGGCTCCGATGAAAATAGGATATCTGGTCCCTGAATTTCCGAGCCAAACACATATTTTCTTTTGGCGTGAAGTTCTGGCTTTACGGCGCCTCGGCGAAAGTATCGTTCTTTTATCGACTCGAAGACCGCCCTGGCAGGCCTGTCGGCACGAGTTTGCTTCTTCAGCTCGTGCCGAGACTCGGTACCTATTTCCGCCCCGACTATCCACGTTACGCCGATGGGCTTTTGAAGGTTGTCCCGGCCTATTTCCAGCACTTGCTTATCGGAACCAATTGAAGAGGGCCGGCGCGAAAGATCGTGCGCGGCAATACATCTTATTGCTCTGCGCTATCGATCTAGCCATGTGGGCACGGGAACATCGGATCGACCATATCCATGGCCATTCCTGCGCCGACGCGGCGCACATTTTAGCTCTCGCAAGGCGCGCGGGAGGACCGGCCTTTAGTTTGACACTTCACGGTGATCTGGATGTCTATGGAACAGATCACCAACTGAAAATGGCAGAAGCAGCCTTCATTTGCACCGTTGGTGACCACCTTCGGCAACAGGTTGTGAAGCAAGCCAACGTCCCCAGCGACCGCGTGCTCGTGACTTGTATGGGCGTGGACACGTCGCGGCTCAAGCGATTGGGCGGTGAGCGCTCCTACCAAAAAGGATCGCTAAATCTAGTAACTGTTGCGCGGCTTCATCCTGCGAAGGGCCATCTGTACGCCCTCGGCGCAGTTCGCCGCGCCATCGACCTTGGTTTGAATATCCGATATACCATTGCGGGTGAGGGACCATTTAGAGATGCCATCGTCTCTCGCATTCGCGAGCTCGGATTGGATGGAAACATTTCGCTAACTGGCACCCTCGCCGAGAATGACGTGTTTGAATTGCTTTCTCAAGCTGACGCGTTTGTTTTGCCGAGCACCGGTTTAGGGGAGGCCTGGCCAGTATCTGTTATGGAAGCGATGAGCGCTGGCCTTCCCGTTATTGCGAGTATTATTGGCGCGACGCCGCAGATGATTACCTCAGCCGTAGACGGATTTCTCGTGCCTCAAGAGGATGAGGAATCGCTATTGCATGGGATTACCTTGCTTGCCCGCGATATTGAGACCCGACAAAGAATAGGTCAGGCTGCCCGACTTACGGCGGCTCGATGTTTCGATGTTGTAACGACGGCCACCAAGCTTCGTGATGCCATTCACGCGTCGCGCAATTCGATGGGTTGATCCTTGCATTGTTCGTTTCTTGGATCTCGTTAAGATCGACACGGAGAGGGTTTTGAGGAGCAGGTCTTGATCTCCTGTTTTGAGCACTTGGTAGGGCTGTAGCCGCGCTGCGAGGACATAGACGACGATGTCTGCGAAACATCAGCGATGAAGCAGCACGCATTAGACGGGCGCCACATGCGTGGGAGCGAGTTGGAAGATCACCGCAATCCCGCGCTCGATGGTCTTCGCGCGATCAGCATCTGCCTCGTCCTGGCGACCCATCTTCTTCCCCTGGGACCGAAGGCTCTTCATCTGAATTCGACCGCTGGTCCGATGGGGATGAGTCTCTTTTTCGTCCTTTCGGGATATTTGATCCTCAGCACGCTTCGGTCGGCCCCGATCCCGGAATTCATCGTAAAACGGTTGGCTCGAATACTGCCGCTCGCCTATCTCTATATTCTGCTGGTCTTTATTTTGGGCGGTTTGAGCAAACAAGCGCTGCCTTACCATTTGGGGTTCGTCGTCAACTATCGACCCGACCAGATGACGCCTGTTACGGAGCATCTCTGGTCTTTGTGTGTCGAGGTTCACTTCTATGTCTTCGTGATGCTGCTCGCGGTGGGTGGCCGGAAGGCTTTCGTACTCGTCTGGCCTTGTTGTCTCGCCATCACCGCCATCCGCGTCATGGAAGGTGCTTACATTGACGTTCCGACGCACCTGCGCGTAGACGAAATCTTGGCGGGCGCCTGTATTGCGACGTTGCCGATGCGCCGATTCCGCGCATTCGCAGCGCCGCTGGTCATCTGGGTGCTGGCGGTCGGCGCCTGGTTCGGGACTTCTCATCCGGATAGCGGCTGGGTTCAATATCTGCGACCCTATGCGGCAGCTTTTCTGCTTGCAGCAACGCTAGCTCAACCGCCCAATCGACTGACCGCCGTACTAAGCGGTCGGGCTCTTCGCTACATCGCCGCCGTTTCCTACGCTCTCTATGTCTTTCATCCGCTTGCGGCACACGGATGGTGGAATGACGCAAACGTCTGGCAGCGATATCTGCTCAAGCGGCCGTTAGGCTTTGCTCTCACGCTGGCTGCCGCTCACATTTCGACTTTCTACTGGGAGGCGATATGGATACAGGCCGCCAAGCGTTGGGGCCGTTCGAGGCGCACGGGGGCTCTGCAGTCCGTTGGACGACTGGAAAATGTCGCTGGAGAATAGTGTCGCGTCTGCCGATGTGGTGCCTCCGACGGACGCAGGCACCGCTCGGATTCTGCGACGATTTGCCAGGCCGGCCGCGCCACAAGGTCATACGAAAATCGAACCGGGAATGGTCGTGAGGATCATCGTTCTGTTTCTTGCGAACGCCCTGCCCGCGACAAATTGATGTAGGGGTTCGAAGCGAGCGGCTTGGAGCGGATTGTCGGGACTTTGATGATATCGTTCGGTTCGATGATAGTCGTCTCGTCTGCCGTGATCTCTCGCATGAGCTCGCCGTCCTTCCTCAGCAGTGTGACGCTAGGCCGCTCGCCTTTCTCCGCCGAGCGCTCCCGCGCCTCGGCCGGCGCGCCGAATTGCGCCTCTTTCAGCAGGTCGTCTGCTGTCTCGATCCGCACTTGCACCTCCGCGATCTCATCCTTCGTCAGCTGCAGATCCCGCGTGTTCGTCCGGCTTCTCTCGAGAGCGCGTTCCCGAACCCGTTGCTCCGCCAAAGTGATGTTCTCTCCAGCTCTCACGATTTCCGTTTCGGCGGCCATCTGCTGGTTTGCGATCTGTGCGAGCGACCGTTCCAGGGCGAACAGCGTCGGCGCAAGGGCGAGGCCCCTCGCTGAGAGCGAACGAAGCTCGTCCAATTGATGTTCGATGGTGCCTTTCTCCTGCTTCAGCGCCTCGATCTGTCCGCGGAGCGAATCGATCTCACGCTGGTAGAGCGACTTGATATCTTTGAATGCCGATACTTCCGAGCGCGCCGTGTCGTTTTCCTGCGCGAGCGCCGCGCGTTCGCTTTCAATGATCGCGGAGATGGTGGCGTCGACCTGTTCATTCGAAAGCTCTGTCGGAATAGTAACACTCTCCTGCCCGGCAAGCGCCGCCGTCAGGCGTGCCGCGCGCACGACCAGGCGGTTCTGTTTCAGGGCCAACGTGCGGATGTCGCCTTTCGCGAGCGCAACGTCGCGATCTAACCGCAACAGGCGCAGACCACTACTATCAGGGCGGTAATACCCGCCGGCGGCGCTGATCGCTTGAACAACGGTGAGGCCTGGCCGATACGGATATTCGCCAGGTCGTTGCACGTCGCCCAGGATTGAGAACGGGCGAAACTGAACAATCTCGACGGCCGTGAAAGGCCGTTCGATCCTGCCCCCGCGCTGCTGCAACCGGTCAGATATTTCCTGCGCCAGATCTTTGACCTGGAGACCAGTGGCCTTGATGCCGCCGATCAGGGGCAGCGAAACCAGGCCATCCGTAGTCACAGTGTATTCGCCGCCGATGTCCGGCCATTCCTGCACTTTGATCTTTAGCCGATCCGAGACGCCAAGCCTGTACTCGTCTCCGAAAGCCGGCGACACAGCAAGGGCCAGAGCGAAACCCGAGACAATCGAAATTTCGCAAAACCATTTCCATAGCCGGCCTTTGCCCTCCAAAGCGTCGCGGGCCGGCCACTGCTCACCACGCGCATCCGGATCAGGCGTGGCCCACGGGGTCTTGTTTATGACCGTGCCAAGAATCTTGTCCCGAACGGGTCCCAGTGACTGCAGCGATTGCTCAAGCTGAACTTCCGACGTGCGCCCCCATTCCACAACGATCAGCAACTCGTCGACAATCTGACCCGCAGAGCGGACGTCGGCGACGGGGCTCAGCGCAGGTAGATCGAGAATAACCCATTCGTAACCGCACTCGCCGGACGCTGTGATTGCGTGAACTAGATTGTGCCACTGCATGTCGATGTTGCCAACCACATGCCCGCTCGGCAAGAAGTCGAGATTGGGACGAACTTCCGCCCGGATGACTTCGTCCGGAGCAGCTGAGCCTCGCAGCAACTGGTAAAGGCCTTGCGTTTCGCTTGGCGTCAGACTGTTCGAAAGCGCCGCAGTCTTCGATGCATCGACGAGAAGAACGCGCGAGCCATCTCCAGCGATAAGTCCGGCCCAGTGCGCTGCGAACGTCGACTTGCCCTCTCCGCAGCGACACGATGTTATGCCCACAATGTGAGGGACGTCCCCGCGCCGTTCGAGGACCGCCGATCGCGCACGCCGCAGCACTGTGCCCCGCAAGGTAGAACCCAATTCCGGATCGGCGTAATGCAAGGTGCGCGCATAGGCATGGGGAGAGAGCTTCTGAAGCATCCAAGCGCCGAACCGGCCGCCACCTGGCCATCGTTTTGGCTCTCGCAAAGCGGGCCGGTCCATCATTCGCGGCAAATACCCAAAGCACTCGGCCGACGTCATCGCTAGCTGCTCGGCAGTGCGCACACGTCGATCAAAAAGCACGATTGCGAGCCCAACGCTCACACCCAGTGCGGCACCAAGGACGGCTGCTAACGCGGACATGACCCCGGCCGTCGGCCCGTCTTTGGAGCCAGGGGG
This portion of the Bradyrhizobium diazoefficiens genome encodes:
- a CDS encoding polysaccharide biosynthesis/export family protein, giving the protein MLDSTKSQRSVLFEPAMRSIAPEPGRDGIGFRINLAKIRQQGRMIVRLMLAGAVMVWLASVAYVLLRTTAFSASSELLISNTTLQQSGPDAVVTQLLVENSLVQSAIEMAKSSRVLERAVDRLGLEEIELILPKSRSIRDLGLLQMFAPERTSSETSRRQTALAALKSNITVNRVGTSQIIAVRAKALTAEDAARLTNEIAESFVQEQNDTSSVVTTSAAVRERIKVLGPTARIISEAVPPGSKDGPTAGVMSALAAVLGAALGVSVGLAIVLFDRRVRTAEQLAMTSAECFGYLPRMMDRPALREPKRWPGGGRFGAWMLQKLSPHAYARTLHYADPELGSTLRGTVLRRARSAVLERRGDVPHIVGITSCRCGEGKSTFAAHWAGLIAGDGSRVLLVDASKTAALSNSLTPSETQGLYQLLRGSAAPDEVIRAEVRPNLDFLPSGHVVGNIDMQWHNLVHAITASGECGYEWVILDLPALSPVADVRSAGQIVDELLIVVEWGRTSEVQLEQSLQSLGPVRDKILGTVINKTPWATPDPDARGEQWPARDALEGKGRLWKWFCEISIVSGFALALAVSPAFGDEYRLGVSDRLKIKVQEWPDIGGEYTVTTDGLVSLPLIGGIKATGLQVKDLAQEISDRLQQRGGRIERPFTAVEIVQFRPFSILGDVQRPGEYPYRPGLTVVQAISAAGGYYRPDSSGLRLLRLDRDVALAKGDIRTLALKQNRLVVRAARLTAALAGQESVTIPTELSNEQVDATISAIIESERAALAQENDTARSEVSAFKDIKSLYQREIDSLRGQIEALKQEKGTIEHQLDELRSLSARGLALAPTLFALERSLAQIANQQMAAETEIVRAGENITLAEQRVRERALERSRTNTRDLQLTKDEIAEVQVRIETADDLLKEAQFGAPAEARERSAEKGERPSVTLLRKDGELMREITADETTIIEPNDIIKVPTIRSKPLASNPYINLSRAGRSQETER